Within the Echinicola sp. 20G genome, the region TATCAAATCCAACTGCCCTATGGGGAATACACCTTATTTTCTGAAGTAGCTGGAGGCGATTTTGAAAAGTTCTTGCCCTTCACCATCTCAGGGGAATTTATCCTGGGAGAAACTAGCTTAGATATCAGCCTGCAGGGAAGCACCGAATACGGCCTGGTTACCGTCAAAAAGGAATTTGTGCTCTCTGCCAATCTGGACGGGGAACACGAGCTGGAGATCTGCGATCAGGGATTTACACTTTATGCCTATGTCAAGGATGGACTTACCCCTACCCTGACCATCTACGAGAACTTCAATGGACAAGCACTACAAAAGGAACTGGATATTGCGGCCTACAACCATTACCACTTCTACCTTAAGCTGACCGAAGTTCAGGGAACCGTCAACCTGATCGAGCTGGCCATTGGGCCATTTGAGTACCATGAAGAGTTTTTTGAAGTAGGGTATTTGGGATGCGGTGATAAAGATGGCTATGTCTATGATATCAATGGCAATCAATACCCTGTCGTACAAATTGGGGATCAAACATGGATGGCCAAAGATCTAAAAGCAACCTATTACAATAACGGGGATCGCATCGCACTCAATACAGAGCAAACAAGCCTCTATACACCAGCTTTGAGGATCAATACTGATAATGGTATTATGTACAACTTTTATGCAGGTACTGACCCTCGAAAACTTTGTCCATGTGGTTATCATTTACCATCCGATGAAGAATGGAAAACAATGGAGCAATTTCTCGGAGTGGACATATCCGATGATGTTAATGATGATATAAACCTTTCCATCACGCGTGGTAGTGAAGAAAATGTTGGTGGCAAATTAAAGTCCATAGAAGGTTGGGAAACTCCTAATGTAGGAGCCACCAATGAGTCAGGCTTTTCAGCGCTACCCTATAAGCGAACAAATGAAAGTCAACTTACATCTGCCTACTATATGACATCTACCATTCATCATGATAATAGAGATGAATGCGAATGTGAGGAGGAAGTTGAGATTCTATGGAGATGGCTAAGTAATTACAGTTCTGGAATTGCGATAGAAATAGACCACCCCTCGACTTATGGTCAGGTAAGATGTGTCAAAGACT harbors:
- a CDS encoding fibrobacter succinogenes major paralogous domain-containing protein, which encodes MNKPNLLLLLILLVTSCLQENLEAPKMGMVSFSAISFSHFGNLSPNARMLEDSEWKHIFKESANLTITHKQTGAEYSLQYNPNDFTEAYQIQLPYGEYTLFSEVAGGDFEKFLPFTISGEFILGETSLDISLQGSTEYGLVTVKKEFVLSANLDGEHELEICDQGFTLYAYVKDGLTPTLTIYENFNGQALQKELDIAAYNHYHFYLKLTEVQGTVNLIELAIGPFEYHEEFFEVGYLGCGDKDGYVYDINGNQYPVVQIGDQTWMAKDLKATYYNNGDRIALNTEQTSLYTPALRINTDNGIMYNFYAGTDPRKLCPCGYHLPSDEEWKTMEQFLGVDISDDVNDDINLSITRGSEENVGGKLKSIEGWETPNVGATNESGFSALPYKRTNESQLTSAYYMTSTIHHDNRDECECEEEVEILWRWLSNYSSGIAIEIDHPSTYGQVRCVKD